From one Streptomyces sp. Q6 genomic stretch:
- a CDS encoding phosphatase PAP2 family protein, which yields MAADGPFLTLDERVGNAIRTGAIPSGPAEFFADLGNPTVALPVLAAALAYVTWRTRDLRALLPPLLAMTLVPVLVGPLKALLARPGPPPMSPETGFYPSGHAATAAVAYGLCALLLRRREVAYGCVVVNAAVGLGLVRQGYHWPVDVIGSWCLATVLLYATAWALSRSTRRSSSGTPSC from the coding sequence GTGGCCGCCGACGGCCCGTTCCTGACGCTGGACGAACGCGTCGGGAACGCGATCCGCACCGGTGCGATCCCCTCCGGCCCGGCGGAGTTCTTCGCCGATCTCGGCAATCCGACCGTAGCCCTCCCGGTCCTGGCCGCGGCCCTCGCGTACGTCACCTGGCGCACCCGTGACCTGCGCGCGCTCTTGCCACCCCTGCTGGCGATGACCCTGGTCCCCGTCCTCGTCGGCCCGCTCAAGGCCCTGCTCGCACGCCCCGGACCGCCGCCCATGTCCCCCGAGACGGGCTTCTACCCGTCGGGGCACGCGGCGACGGCGGCGGTGGCGTACGGCTTGTGCGCGCTGCTCCTGCGACGACGCGAGGTGGCCTACGGCTGCGTCGTGGTGAACGCGGCCGTAGGCCTGGGACTCGTGCGCCAGGGGTACCACTGGCCGGTCGACGTGATCGGCAGCTGGTGTCTCGCGACGGTGCTGCTGTACGCGACGGCCTGGGCGCTCAGCCGAAGTACGCGTCGAAGTTCTTCTGGAACTCCCAGCTGTTGA
- the gabT gene encoding 4-aminobutyrate--2-oxoglutarate transaminase → MSDIPQERRVVTAIPGPKSQELQKRRLAAVAAGVGSTLPVFTARVDRGIIEDVDGNRLIDFGSGIAVTSVGASAEAVVRRASAQLQEFTHTCFMVTPYEGYVEVAEALAELTPGDHAKKSALFNSGAEAVENAVKIARAYTKRQAVIVFDHGYHGRTNLTMALTSKNMPYKNGFGPFAPEVYRVPVAYGYRWPTGPENAGPEAAAQAIDQITKQVGADNVAAIIIEPVLGEGGFIEPAKGFLPAIRQFAADNGIVFVADEIQSGFCRTGQWFACEDEGIVPDLITTAKGIAGGLPLAAVTGKAEIMDAAHAGGLGGTYGGNPVACAGALGAIETMKELDLNAKAKEIESTMKTRLSAMQEKFPAIGEIRGRGAMIAIELVKDPATKEPNPEAAAALAKACHAEGLLVLTCGTYGNVLRFLPPLVIGQDLLNEGLDIIESAFAAL, encoded by the coding sequence ATGAGCGACATCCCGCAGGAGCGCCGCGTCGTCACCGCCATCCCCGGCCCGAAGTCGCAGGAGCTGCAGAAGCGCCGCCTGGCCGCCGTCGCCGCGGGCGTGGGCTCCACGCTGCCGGTCTTCACCGCCCGCGTGGACCGCGGCATCATCGAGGACGTCGACGGCAACCGCCTGATCGACTTCGGCTCCGGCATCGCCGTGACCTCGGTCGGCGCGTCCGCCGAGGCCGTCGTCCGCCGCGCGAGCGCCCAGCTGCAGGAGTTCACCCACACCTGCTTCATGGTCACGCCGTACGAGGGGTACGTGGAGGTCGCCGAGGCCCTCGCCGAGCTGACGCCGGGCGACCACGCGAAGAAGTCGGCCCTGTTCAACTCCGGCGCCGAGGCCGTGGAGAACGCGGTCAAGATCGCCCGCGCCTACACCAAGCGCCAGGCGGTCATCGTCTTCGACCACGGCTACCACGGCCGTACGAACCTGACGATGGCGCTGACCAGCAAGAACATGCCGTACAAGAACGGCTTCGGCCCGTTCGCGCCCGAGGTCTACCGCGTCCCGGTGGCCTACGGCTACCGCTGGCCGACCGGTCCCGAGAACGCCGGCCCGGAGGCCGCCGCCCAGGCGATCGACCAGATCACCAAGCAGGTCGGCGCCGACAACGTCGCCGCGATCATCATCGAGCCGGTGCTCGGTGAGGGCGGCTTCATCGAGCCCGCGAAGGGCTTCCTGCCCGCGATCCGCCAGTTCGCCGCCGACAACGGCATCGTCTTCGTCGCGGACGAGATCCAGTCCGGCTTCTGCCGCACCGGCCAGTGGTTCGCGTGCGAGGACGAGGGCATCGTCCCGGACCTGATCACGACGGCCAAGGGCATCGCGGGCGGTCTGCCGCTCGCCGCCGTGACCGGCAAGGCCGAGATCATGGACGCCGCGCACGCGGGCGGCCTCGGCGGCACGTACGGCGGCAACCCGGTGGCCTGTGCCGGTGCGCTCGGCGCCATCGAGACGATGAAGGAGCTCGACCTCAACGCCAAGGCGAAGGAGATCGAGTCGACGATGAAGACCCGGCTCTCCGCCATGCAGGAGAAGTTCCCGGCCATCGGCGAGATCCGCGGCCGCGGCGCGATGATCGCCATCGAGCTGGTCAAGGACCCGGCGACCAAGGAGCCGAACCCGGAGGCGGCCGCCGCCCTCGCCAAGGCCTGCCACGCCGAGGGCCTGCTCGTCCTCACCTGCGGCACCTACGGCAACGTGCTGCGGTTCCTGCCCCCGCTGGTGATCGGCCAGGACCTCCTCAACGAGGGTCTCGACATCATCGAGAGCGCGTTCGCCGCTCTCTGA